TCGGGCCGGGGACGCGCAACTGGGCACCCTCGCGGATTTAGCGTCCGGGAGCAAAGAGCGGTAGTGTACGCCTTTGGCCTGCTAGCCGTACCGTTACTGCGCGTCAAAGATGGTGAAGCCTTGGGTGACATCTCCAGTCAGACGTGACAAACCGGGCGCTAGTGGGTACTGCACTGATCAGCAAGGCTGCGGCTCCAACGGCGACACATGACCCTGAACGGGAATCTTTACCGCCGACCGGACGTTGACCGGATGACGACGACAGCGACACCTGTCCTGTGGGCGACAAGCCCGGGAGGCACGATTCATGAGTGAGCGAGCTCTTCGCGGCACGCGCCTCGTGGTGACCAGCTACGAGACCGACCGCGGCATCGACCTGGCACCCCGCCAGGCCGTGGAGTACGCCTGCGAGAAGGGGCACCGGTTCGAGATGCCCTTCTCGGTGGAGGCGGAGATCCCGCCGGAGTGGGAGTGCAAGGTCTGTGGGGCCCAGGCACTCCTCGTGGACGGCGACGGCCCTGAGGAGAAGAAGGCGAAGCCCGCCCGTACGCATTGGGACATGCTGATGGAGCGGCGCACCCGCGAGGAACTGGAAGAGGTGCTCGCCGAGCGTCTCGCGGTTCTGCGCTCCGGTGCGATGAACATCGCCGTACATCCGAGGGACAGCCGCAAGTCCGCCTGACCCCCTGAAGTACCGCAAGCGGGAGCACAACAGCACCCACGACAAAGCCGCGGGCTGCGCCACACCTGGTGTGAGCGCAGCCCGCGGCTTTTGTGTGCTCGGGTCCGTGCTCCGCGCGGGGCGAGGCGACAGGGTCGCCGCCCGCGGATGCCTGCCGCGGGTTCGCCCGGCTCAGGGTCGCAGCGGCGGCCGGGGGCCCGCCTCGTGGTGCGGGCCGGAAGGCGCGTCGTCCCTGATGACCTCACCCTGCACAACTTTTCCGTCCGGACGGTGAATTCGAGCCTGCCGGATCGTGTCGTGAAGGCCGCCCACGGTCGCCTTGTTCATCCGGCGCTCCATGGCCCGCTCGGCGGCCCCGCCGAGCGCCTTGCGCACCGGGGGCACCAGGAGCAGCAGGCCCGCGATGTCGGAGAGCAGGCCCGGCAGGATGAGCAGCAGACCCGCGAGCATGGCCAGCGCGTTGCCCTCGCTGCGGCCGCTCACGAGCGGCGGAGCACCGGACTGCTGTGCGTTGACCATCTCGCTCAGGCCGCGCATCGCGCGGCGCCCGGCCCGCTTCACGACGGCACCGCCGAGCAGGACACCGGCGAGCAGCAACAGGAACACGGTGAGCCCCCCGGCCGCGTCCGCGACCAGGATCAGCAGCCAGATCTCCAGGACCAGCCAGGCGGCCAGGCACAGCGGCACGATTCTGCGGGCGCGCGAACGCTTGGGTCGTGGGGCCGAGGAAGGCGTAGCGCCAGTCGTCATGATTCCAGTGTGCCTGGCCCGTACTCAGTGCGGGATAAGGACCGCGTACCCGGTTCGCCCGGCGGCTCAGTGCTTGCGGTTGATCCGGCCGAGGCGTTCCTGGATGCCCCAGGACGTCACCCGCCGCAGGGCCTCCACCACGATGTCGCCGCTCATCTTGGAGTCGCCGTGCACCCGCTCGACGAAGGTGATGGGCACCTCGACCACGTGGAACCCGGCCTTGACCGCGCGGCGGGCCAGGTCGACCTGGAAGCAGTAGCCCTGCGAGGCGACCTCGGACAGGCCGAGGCCCTCCAGGGTCTCCCGCCTGAAGGCCCGGAAGCCGCCGGTCACGTCGCGGATCGGCACGTCCAGCATCAGGCGCGAGTAGGTGCTGCCGCCACGGGAGATGAACTCGCGGTACTTGGGCCAGTTCACGACCCGTCCGCCCGGGACCCAGCGGGAGCCGAGGACGAGGTCGGCGCCGGCGAGGGCGGTCAGCAGCCGGGGCAGTTCCTCGGGCTGGTGGGAGCCGTCGGCGTCCATCTCGATCAGTACGCCGTAGTCGCGCTCGATGCCCCAGCGGAAGCCCGCCAGATAGGCGGCGCCGAGGCCCTCCTTGCCCTTGCGGTGCAGTACGTGGACGTGGTCGTCCCCGACGGCGAACTCGTCGGCGAGCTTGCCGGTGCCGTCCGGGCTGTTGTCGTCCGCGACGAGGATGTGCGCCTCGGGCACCGCCTCCCGCACCCGGCCCAGGATCGAGGTGATGTTCTCCGCCTCGTTGTAGGTCGGGATGATCACCAGAGCGGTGCCGAGGGGACCGAACCTCGCCCCCCGGTCCTCCGCCGCCAAGGACTCGCCGCCGTCACTCATTTCGCCCCTTCACATCCGTACGCGGAAACCACCTTAGTGGCCCCGCGCAGGTGGCGGGCCCCGCAGGCGTCGGGGGCACCGGGGAACGACGCCCCCGGTGGGCTGCGGATCGGGCCCGGCGCCCTTCGGGCCGACCTGGGACCCGCTGGCTGCGGATCGACCTAGTGCCGTTGTCTACTGAGCGGCCGGGCCCCACCCGGGTCGCACCCTCCCCCGGGCTCGGGCGAGCAGGGGGGACGTCCGGTCGGCCGGAACCCTCGCGGTACCCGGGCGGGCGACGGCTGGGCCTGGCTCCCAGTGTCGGTGTGCCGGTGCGGCACACCACACTCATGACCAAGCGGCGCCCGGCGGCCGGGAGGGTTGTTCTCCGGTCGGACGTCCTGTGGTGGACCTGGCCGAAACTACCCGTTCACCGCGCCGTTCTGTCAACAGCCGTGCGGCCTGCGGCGTTTCGTACCGGGAGCCGGTCGGGCCGCCGAAGGCGCTGGTGGCAAGAGCTGCGGCGGGCAAGGGCGTTGCGGCCCTCGCGGCCGGATCACTCGTCCGGCCCTACCAGGCACCCTCGAACACGGTCCGTCCGCCGACCACGGTGCGCAGACAGACCGGCAGCGGGGCGCCCGGGCTCAGGTCGGGCAGTCCCGGGGTGCCCGAGCGGGGGTCGGTCGACCAGCGCGCGACCCGGTCGTCCGGCGCCTGCACCACCAGGTCACCGGTGCGCCAGACGGCGTAGTCGGCGGGGGCGCCCGGCACCAGAACTCCCGCGTCGTCGCGGCCCGTTGCCCGCCAGCCGCCCCGGGTGTGCGCGGTGAACGCGGCGCGTACGGACACCCGGTGCTCGGGGGTGCGGTGGAAGGCCGCGGCCCGCACGGTGCCCCACGGGTCGAGCGGGGTGACCGGGGAGTCCGAGCCGAAGGCGAGCGGCACTCCGGCGCGCAGCAGAGCCGCGAACGGGTTGAGGGCGCGGGCGCGTTCGGCGCCCAGGCGCGCGACGTACATACCGCTGTCGCCGCCCCACAGCGCGTCGAAGGCGGGCTGTACGGAGGCGGTGAGGCCCAACTCGGCGAAGGCGGCGACGGTTTCGGGGCTCAGCAGCTCCGCGTGCTCGACCCGGTGCCGGGCCGCGCGTACCCGGGCGAGTCCCAGCTTCTCGGCGGCGACGGCGACGCCCTCGGTGACCGCGCCGACGGCGGCGTCGCCGATGGCGTGGAAACCGGCCTGCAGCCCTGCCTCGGTACAGGCCACGACATGGGCGGCGATCTGTGCGGGGTCGACGTAGGAGGCGCCGCGGTGGTCGGCGTCCGCGTAGGGCTCGTGCAGGCAGGCGGTGTGCGAGCCGAAGGCGCCGTCCACGAAGAGGTCACCGGCCGCGCCGACGGCGCCGAGCGCCCGTACCCGGTCGGCCTCGGCGGCCGAGGCGACCAGTTCGCCCCAGTAGCCGGTCACCCGGGGTCCGGGTTCGGCCGCGGCGAGCGCGAGCAGGGCGGTGAAGTCGTCCTCGCCGGAGATCTGCGGGCCGCCGCACTCGTGCACCGAGCCGATGCCCAGTGAGGCGGCCCGGGCGAGCGCGGCGCGCTGGGCCTCGGTGCGCTGGTCCGGGGTGAGGGCACCGAGCGCCGCGGCGCGTACCGCGTGGTGTGCCTCGCGGGTCAGCGGCGCGCCGTCGTCGTAGCCGGGCAACTCCGTGACGCCGGGGACCAGTTCGAGCAGTGCCGTGGTGACGACCGCGGAGTGGACGTCGATACGGGAGAGGTAGAGCGGGCGCCCGCCGGTGGCCCGGTCGAGTTCCTCCCGGGCCGGGGGCCGCCCGTCCGGCCAGCGCGCCGCGTCCCAGCCGTGGCCGAGCAGGACCCGGTCCCGCGGCCGGGCCTCGGCGTGCGCACGGACCCGGGCGAGGGCCTCGTCGAGGGTGGCGGCGCCGGTGAGGTCGAGTCCGGTGAGCGCGAGACCGGTGGACGTGGTGTGCACATGGGCGTCGGTGAACGCCGGGGTGACCAGGGCGCCCCCCAGGTCGAGCACCTCGTCGACGCCGTCGGCGAAGGCGTCCGCGGCACCCTCGGAGCCCACCCAGGCGACCTGGCCCCGCTCGACGACCATCGCGGTGGCGAACGGGTCGGCGGGACTGTGCACCTCCCCGCCGCGCAGCAGAACGGTACGGGTTCGCGGTTCGGTGGCGGTGCTCTCGCTCATGCCACCAGTCTCCCGCCTCGTGCCGGGTGCTCCGTGCACCGGGGCGGCGGCGCGCTCAGATACGCGGCGGCCTGGCCTCGTAGGGCGTCGAGAGGACCACCGTGGTGCGGGTGGAGACCCCGGCCAGCGAGCGCACCCGCGAGAGCAGGTTCTCCAGCTCGTGCGGAGTGGCCACCCGGACCTTGAGGATGTAGTTCTCGTCTCCCGCCACGCTGTGGCACGCCTCGATCTCCGGGACGCCCGCGAGGCGTTCGGCGATGTCGTCCGGGGCGCTCGGGTCGAAGGGTTTGACCGAGATGAACGCGGTCATCGGCAAGCCGACCGCCTCGGGATCCACGACCGCCGCGTATCCGCGGATCACGCCTCGCTGCTCGAGCCTGCGCACCCGCTGGTGCACGGCCGAGGTGGACAGGCCCGTGGCCTTGCCCAGGTCCGTGTAGCTCATCCGCCCGTCCTTGACGAGCAGCTGCACGATCTGTCGATCCAGCTCCTCCATGGCGCAAGAACCTACAGGTCGGCGGGTCCGCCGGGATACACACGGGACCGTGCGGTCCACAGTGCGGGCACCTCGGGGAGGCGGCGAGGGCGGCCGATGACCGCGGCGTGCGCCGTGGGGGGCGCGAACGGGGTCAACAAGGTGGTGAAAGGGGGCAGTTGTGCCTTGAAGGGCGCACGCGCCGGAGCGTGCGCCGCCGTCGCACACCTCTCGTGTGACCAATGCCACAAGCCGCCACCCCCCTACATCGGATTGCCGCGGTTATTACGCGAAGGTCACGGGAAAAGCTTGCTGTGGCCGAGGACGCAGCGCCCGGCCGGCCCATCCCGAGGGGGAGAATCCCATGCAGAGTGTGAAGCGCCCCGGCCGTCCGGCACGCAGTCGGCAGCCGGTCCTCGAGCCCGAGCCGGAGGGTGTCGAACCCGGCGAGGACGAGCTCGACCTGGAGGACATCTTCGACATGCACCGGGTCACCTGCCCGGAATGCGCACAGCCCATCGCCCTCCTCCCCGAGGAGGACACCCTGCCCGAGCACGCCCTGTGCCCCACCCCCTGGAACCCCTTCGGCCTCCAGGTCTGCCCGGGCACCGGTCTCACGGCGAGCACCACCCGCCCCGCCGGGGAGCAGGACGGAGCCCACGACCAGGACAGCGCGGTGCTTCTGACGCTGCCTCAGGGCCTCGACTGGCGCACCCAGCCCTTCTCCCACGTCGGCGGACCCGGCACGCGCCCCGTCCGTCAGCGGGCCGCGGCCTGAGACACCTCCTGCGCGCCGCCGCCGTGCGGCGCGGGGAGCCCGCTCCACTCCACCTTCCTTGTCCCTGTTGCCAGTTGGCGGCCGGGTCGCCCGCGTGCGCACGCGGGCGGGGCCCCGGCACGGTCACCGCGCGAACCGATGCGCGATTCGCTCCCGCGGTGACCTCCCGGCGCCCGGCCGCGTTGGCAGGCCATGACCATCTCGCACACGGCGACGGGCCGACGTCGGCGCATCCTGGTGCCCGGCCCCGCAGAATCGGTTCCCCTCACCCCGGCGGCCGCGGTCTCGGATCCGCCCATCTACCGTGCGCTGCTCGGCCAGTGGGCCGACCGTGGCCGTACCCTGCCCGGACGCCACGACCCGGAGTGGGCGCGGCTCGCGGCGTCTCCGGTGGCCGCCGGACGGATCAGCGCTCCTCGGACCCCACAAGGTGACGCCCGATGACGCTGCGCGGGATCTGAGAGGTGCCCGCGAGCGCCACCTGCGCCACGCCGACGGCGCGGGCGGCGACGCCTCGGCGGCGGCTGCCGCCGGTCCCGGCCCCGGTCAAACGCAGCGCGGCGGCGGGTCGTGCGGCTTGCCCCGGCTGGGCAGCACGTCGGTACGGGGCAGGGGCGGGCAGGAGGGCTCGAACTCCGCGATGGTGCGCAGGGTGTCGCCGAGCAGGCGCACCATGAGGTCCCGCACCGTGGCGCGGCTCAGCTTCTGCTCGGCGATCCAGTCCAGGGTCATCCCCTCGACGCTGCACAGCCAGCCGTACAGGCTGAGCCGGGCGATCTCGGGGATGTCGGTCCGGCCGTAGGCACCCTGGGCGATGGTGCCGATGATCGCGTGGTGCACGCCGTCACGCAGGGCCTGCACCTCGGTGTCGAAGCCAATGCCGCCGCGGGTGATGGTGCGGAACGCCGCCTGGTGGAGCTCGGCGTAGCGCAGATAGCCCTCGATGGTCCGCGAAACCCGTTCGGCGTTGGGGAGTTCAGCCTCCCCGGCGGCACTGGTGACCAGGTCGGCGAAGGTGTCCTCGATGATGGCGAGGTAGTAGCCGCGCTTCGACTTGAAGTAGTAGTAGATCAAGCCCTTTGCCACACCGGCCTGTTGGGCGATGTCGTCCATCGACAGGACGTCGTAGGCGGTGTCGGCGAACAACTTCCGTCCGACGGCGATGAGTTCCGCCCTGCGGGCGAGTGAGCGCTCAGTGCCGCGCGCTTCCCTGCGTTCGGATTCGCGCTGTGAACTCTTCTGCAATGCGTGGCCCTGGTCTCCGGCTCCGGACGGACGACCGCAGTATGTCAGAACCGGAGCCTCGTACCCATGTGCTCGTCACACTCCGTCAGACGGTCTGTTGATGTCTGGGAGACCCGGCTCACATAAGTCCGGTCTGCGTCACGAGCATCGCGAGGAGCACCACCAGGGTCCAGCCGAGCACATGCTCGAGCAGCTTGGGCCCGTCCTCCTCGGGGCCCCCGGTACGGGTGCGGGCTCGGGCGGCGGCGACAGAGGTCGAGGTCATGGCGGCTCGCTCGGGTTTCGACGGTCGTGGACTCCCCCACGGACCCTCCAGACTGCCATCCGCGGCGGCTCCCGCGGGCGAGAGCTTGACCACACCACCGCCCTCGGGGCCGACGGACCGGTGGACCGTGACGCGGGGCCGCGCTCCGGACCGCGCGAACACGGGACGCCGGTTGACGGTCCACGTTGACAACCCGCATTGACGGCCCGCTTCAACGACTCGCTTCGACGACTCGCATTGACGGCCCGGACGGACGTCCACCCGGCGCACCCGACCACCCCCGCCGTACGGCTGTGCGCACGTGCTCCGTTGGAGGTGAAGGTTCGTTTCTGCCTTGCGCTGGGCGTATGCCCGGAGAACAACATCGCCTCCGGAAAGGGACCGCTCCCCGCACCCGTGCAACCCACATGGAAGGGCCCCAATCCGTATACGGACGGGGCCCTTCTCGATTCACTTGTCCTCAGCGCACCCCGACGGATTCCAGCGCGCGCTTTTGAGCCGCGGAAGGCCGGGCCGGGAAATACAGATAGCAGACGCCGCCAGTTCCGGAGACGACCTTTCCGTCGGCGTTGTAGCGCTTGGTGCGGAGCCAGATGTTCTCCCACTCGCGCCGCTTGTAGACGCGGCGCACGGCGGCGTTGTCCTTGGACGCCGGGTCGTTGGCGATGATGTCGCCCTGCTCCGTGAAGCCGATCACCGTCATCAGATGGCCGGAGGTGCCGTACCCGGCGCCGGTGAGTTCCTCGGCCCGGAAGGACTGTGACGTTATGGCCGGGATCCCGGCCGCGATCAGCCGCTCCAGGTCACCGAGCGAGCCGAGCCGGGTCACCACGCCCTGCATGTCCTTGTACGTGGCCGCGTACGCCGTGTTGAACGGCCAGTTCCCGCAGCCCTCGTACTGGTAGTCGTAGGTGAACCGGGCGGCGTGGCAGACCTGGGGGTCCGCGAAGTCGGGGTCGACCCAGTTCAGGTCCTCGGGGCTCGGTTCGCGGCCCCAGTACTCGACGATCATCTGCGAGGAGGTGGGGCTGCACCAGGCCTCGCCGCCGTTGTCGTACTCGGGGTACTGGCCGACGTGGGTGTTCTGCGAGTAGCGCGGCACCCCGAGTTCCTTGGCCAGGCCGGGGGTGGAGGCGGGGACCTCGAAGCGGTCGGGGATGTCGGAGCTCATCGCGCCCACGCGCCAGACGACCGGGCTCACCCCGCTGCCGGGCTTGCGGTACAGGGTCAGCCGCAGCCGGTACGCCGACAACCGCAGCCCGGAGGCCGGGTCGTCGATGGCGAGGGTGTCGGTCCAGACGCTGCTCTTCTTGTCCTTCTGGTCGTCGACCGAGGTCCGCCGGATGTCCTGGTCGCCGGAGGCCCAGCGGCCGAGCACGTACCAGGGTGTGTCCGTGCCGTCGGAGTAGGTGCCCCTGAGCTCGATCTGGATCCAGGTGCCCGCGGGCGTGCGCGCGTTCCAGGAGGCGATGACCTCGGTGGCCGGGACGGGTGTCCGGTGCTCCGGCGAGGTCCAGCTCGCCCAGTCCCACTCGGCGCTCTTCCCGGTGTGCGGGTCCTTGTACTCGATGCGTCCCGCCGGTTTGGCCAGGACGAGGCCCGGCCGCTTTCCGTCGACGGCCCGGGTGCCCCGGTGGCCGCCGCCGCGGAAATCGGCGTACGAGGTCCAGGCGCGGTAGTCCACAGCGGGCACGGCGCGGCGGCGACCCGGTGCGGCGGAGGCCGGAAGGGCCGTTCCGGCGGCGACGAGCGCGGCGGCTCCGGCCGCCGCGAGGACGGTCCTGCGTGAGGTGTTCTCTGCTCTGGTCATGGACTCGCGTCCCCCAGGTGGTCTCGGTGGGCGGAACGGGACGGTGACGGCAGTGGGGCAACTATGGCCGCTGGGAACCGACTTCTGCTAGGGCGTGTCCGCGCTTCGCGGCCGGAGGCACGGAACCGACGAGGAACGAACAAGGAACCAATACTGACCTCGACCCATGGCGCGGGCGCTCCGCGGCACGCGGAGCGGGGCCGCACGTACGCTGAATGCGATGACCACCACCGGCCCACTCGTCCGTCTGGCCCAGGAACTGGCCGCGCTGCCGCCGTCCTGCGGGCCGGTACGGCTGGTCGGCGTGGACGGGCACGCGGGCTCGGGCAAGTCCACCTTCACCGAACGGCTCGCGGTGCTGTGCGAGGGCGCGGCGGTGCTGCACCTGGACGATCTGGCGAGTCATCAGGAGCTGTTCGACTGGACCGCGCGGCTGCGGGAGCAGGTGCTGCTGCCGCTGGAGCGCGGGCGCAGCGCCCGGTACCTGCCGTACGACTGGGACGCACGGCGCTTCGGACCGGCGCGCGAACTGCCCGCCGCGCCGGTCGTCCTGATCGAGGGCGTGGGCGCGGGTCGGGCGGCGCTGCGGCCGTGGCTGGCCCGGCTGCTGTGGCTGGATCTCGGGCGCGAGGAGTCCTGGCGCCGCGGCATGCGGCGGGACGGCGCTGTCCAGGCCTCGTTCTGGCAAGGCTGGACGGCCGCCGAGGAGCGGCACTTCGCCGAGGACCCGAGCCGCCCCTTCGCCGACGTTCTGGTCCGGCAGACATCGGAGGGGTACGTCCTGGAGCCGGGGCCGCGCGGGCCCGACCGAGGGCCTGACCGTCACGGTGCGTGACACTCGCTCGGCGGTGCGCTGCACACCTGTCCACCCTGCCCCACAGTGGCCAACTTCCGCTTGACCCAAGGGCCATACAGGTCTTACGTTCTCAATGTGCGCTCTTTTCGGGCGCCCCAGAACGCGAAGCCCCCGGTTGTTCCCCCGTGATCGGGGGCTTCGTTCTGCCCTCATTTCGCTCAAATCGGGCGCCGCACGCGGCTGTTCGCTCACACACCGTGACGAACGTCGATGCGCCCCTCGTGCTTCCACCCCACGATCCGGGCCTGCGGCACCCTTCGGTCGGCCACTGCCCCGCAGGTACGATGCCTAACGGTGCGACAAACGGACGGCTGCTCAGGGCACCGAGTCAACTCCCGCCGGACAGCGAGTGGTTCGGCGCGGGAAACCGGCGGGCTCTCGCCCGGCGGTACATCACGGGGGACACGCCTTTGTGGGGGGACGTGATGGAAGGCAGCACTGGGGCCTCACCCGGTCCGGCCGATCTCGCCTGGCTCAGGGGAGTCGATGCCTACACGATGGGCGCGTACCCGCAGGCGGAGGACGAGTTCCGGGCCGCCGTGCGGATGGATCCCGCGATGGCCGACGGCTGGCTCGGACTGCACGCCCTGCGCATCGACACCACCACCGCCCTGCTCCGGATGTTCCGCCACCGCGAGCGCTTCGGCGAACAGCGCAGCAGGCACCGCCGCGCCCTCAACTCCTGGTACTGGCTGGGCTGGTGGGTACAGCCCGTACTGGAGACCCCGCGCGATCTGCTGCTCGCGCACGCCTCGCACTGGCTGGACGGACGGCACGTACCGGAGCTGGACCGGGCGCTGGCCGGACTGCCGCCGGTGGACGCCGACCGGCAGGTCCGCTTCCTGCACGCCTGCCGCGCCTACCTGGTCAAGGACTGGGAGCAGTTGGTACGGCACACCGACCCATTGCTCGACGATCCGCTGCTCGGCATCGAGGCCGGACTCTTCGGCGGCATGGCCCGCGTCCGCCTGGAGATGTTCGGCCAGTCCGAGCCGCTGCTCTCCACCGCCCTGATGCGCTGCCGCAGCGAACAGCCCCAGCGCAAGGAGCTGCGCTACTGGCTCG
This is a stretch of genomic DNA from Streptomyces sp. NA04227. It encodes these proteins:
- a CDS encoding SCO1431 family membrane protein produces the protein MTSTSVAAARARTRTGGPEEDGPKLLEHVLGWTLVVLLAMLVTQTGLM
- a CDS encoding RNA polymerase-binding protein RbpA; this translates as MSERALRGTRLVVTSYETDRGIDLAPRQAVEYACEKGHRFEMPFSVEAEIPPEWECKVCGAQALLVDGDGPEEKKAKPARTHWDMLMERRTREELEEVLAERLAVLRSGAMNIAVHPRDSRKSA
- a CDS encoding uridine kinase, with the protein product MTTTGPLVRLAQELAALPPSCGPVRLVGVDGHAGSGKSTFTERLAVLCEGAAVLHLDDLASHQELFDWTARLREQVLLPLERGRSARYLPYDWDARRFGPARELPAAPVVLIEGVGAGRAALRPWLARLLWLDLGREESWRRGMRRDGAVQASFWQGWTAAEERHFAEDPSRPFADVLVRQTSEGYVLEPGPRGPDRGPDRHGA
- a CDS encoding TetR/AcrR family transcriptional regulator, producing the protein MQKSSQRESERREARGTERSLARRAELIAVGRKLFADTAYDVLSMDDIAQQAGVAKGLIYYYFKSKRGYYLAIIEDTFADLVTSAAGEAELPNAERVSRTIEGYLRYAELHQAAFRTITRGGIGFDTEVQALRDGVHHAIIGTIAQGAYGRTDIPEIARLSLYGWLCSVEGMTLDWIAEQKLSRATVRDLMVRLLGDTLRTIAEFEPSCPPLPRTDVLPSRGKPHDPPPRCV
- a CDS encoding polyprenol monophosphomannose synthase, with the protein product MSDGGESLAAEDRGARFGPLGTALVIIPTYNEAENITSILGRVREAVPEAHILVADDNSPDGTGKLADEFAVGDDHVHVLHRKGKEGLGAAYLAGFRWGIERDYGVLIEMDADGSHQPEELPRLLTALAGADLVLGSRWVPGGRVVNWPKYREFISRGGSTYSRLMLDVPIRDVTGGFRAFRRETLEGLGLSEVASQGYCFQVDLARRAVKAGFHVVEVPITFVERVHGDSKMSGDIVVEALRRVTSWGIQERLGRINRKH
- a CDS encoding amidohydrolase; the encoded protein is MSESTATEPRTRTVLLRGGEVHSPADPFATAMVVERGQVAWVGSEGAADAFADGVDEVLDLGGALVTPAFTDAHVHTTSTGLALTGLDLTGAATLDEALARVRAHAEARPRDRVLLGHGWDAARWPDGRPPAREELDRATGGRPLYLSRIDVHSAVVTTALLELVPGVTELPGYDDGAPLTREAHHAVRAAALGALTPDQRTEAQRAALARAASLGIGSVHECGGPQISGEDDFTALLALAAAEPGPRVTGYWGELVASAAEADRVRALGAVGAAGDLFVDGAFGSHTACLHEPYADADHRGASYVDPAQIAAHVVACTEAGLQAGFHAIGDAAVGAVTEGVAVAAEKLGLARVRAARHRVEHAELLSPETVAAFAELGLTASVQPAFDALWGGDSGMYVARLGAERARALNPFAALLRAGVPLAFGSDSPVTPLDPWGTVRAAAFHRTPEHRVSVRAAFTAHTRGGWRATGRDDAGVLVPGAPADYAVWRTGDLVVQAPDDRVARWSTDPRSGTPGLPDLSPGAPLPVCLRTVVGGRTVFEGAW
- a CDS encoding peptidase C39 family protein → MTRAENTSRRTVLAAAGAAALVAAGTALPASAAPGRRRAVPAVDYRAWTSYADFRGGGHRGTRAVDGKRPGLVLAKPAGRIEYKDPHTGKSAEWDWASWTSPEHRTPVPATEVIASWNARTPAGTWIQIELRGTYSDGTDTPWYVLGRWASGDQDIRRTSVDDQKDKKSSVWTDTLAIDDPASGLRLSAYRLRLTLYRKPGSGVSPVVWRVGAMSSDIPDRFEVPASTPGLAKELGVPRYSQNTHVGQYPEYDNGGEAWCSPTSSQMIVEYWGREPSPEDLNWVDPDFADPQVCHAARFTYDYQYEGCGNWPFNTAYAATYKDMQGVVTRLGSLGDLERLIAAGIPAITSQSFRAEELTGAGYGTSGHLMTVIGFTEQGDIIANDPASKDNAAVRRVYKRREWENIWLRTKRYNADGKVVSGTGGVCYLYFPARPSAAQKRALESVGVR
- a CDS encoding Lrp/AsnC family transcriptional regulator, giving the protein MEELDRQIVQLLVKDGRMSYTDLGKATGLSTSAVHQRVRRLEQRGVIRGYAAVVDPEAVGLPMTAFISVKPFDPSAPDDIAERLAGVPEIEACHSVAGDENYILKVRVATPHELENLLSRVRSLAGVSTRTTVVLSTPYEARPPRI
- the fxsA gene encoding FxsA family membrane protein; the protein is MTTGATPSSAPRPKRSRARRIVPLCLAAWLVLEIWLLILVADAAGGLTVFLLLLAGVLLGGAVVKRAGRRAMRGLSEMVNAQQSGAPPLVSGRSEGNALAMLAGLLLILPGLLSDIAGLLLLVPPVRKALGGAAERAMERRMNKATVGGLHDTIRQARIHRPDGKVVQGEVIRDDAPSGPHHEAGPRPPLRP